ATTGCGGCGACCGCTTGCTCGTTAGGGATTCCGCTCATTACCAAAGATGAACGATTGCACCAGTGGGAAGGGGTTGTCACAATTTGGTAAATGCGATAAGACCCTCCTGTGAACCACGCCATCGCCGTTGATCTCGGCGGAACGAATCTCCGCGTTGGGCTTGTCTCTCCAGAAGGGGAGATCCTTTTTCAAGACAAGGTCCCGTCTCCTTCAAAATTAAAAACCCAGGAGAGTCTAGAAGAGATCGCTTCGGTTATTCAAAAAGTTATCGAAGCGGGTGGCCGGAAAAAGATCGCCGGGATTGCGCTCGGGATTCCGGGGATTGTCGACATCAAGAAAGGGGTGATTTATCAGGCGCCCCATTTTCCGAACTGGAAAAATTTAGAGATCCGTTCTTTTTTCGGAAAGAGATTTTCAACCAAAGTGGTTGTCGACAACGACTGCCACATGATCGCGCGCGGTGAGGCGTGGAAAGGGGCTGGAAAAGGACTCGAGAGTTTTATGTTGTTGACGCTGGGGACCGGGATCGGTGGTGGGATCTATTGGAAGGGGGAGATCCTTTCCGGGGATAGCGGATTTGGTGGAGAGGTGGGGCATATCGTGATCGAGACAGAGGGGAGACGGTGTGATTGCGGGAGTCGGGGTTGCCTCGAGATGTATGCCTCTGC
This genomic window from Deltaproteobacteria bacterium contains:
- a CDS encoding ROK family protein; protein product: MNHAIAVDLGGTNLRVGLVSPEGEILFQDKVPSPSKLKTQESLEEIASVIQKVIEAGGRKKIAGIALGIPGIVDIKKGVIYQAPHFPNWKNLEIRSFFGKRFSTKVVVDNDCHMIARGEAWKGAGKGLESFMLLTLGTGIGGGIYWKGEILSGDSGFGGEVGHIVIETEGRRCDCGSRGCLEMYASATGILHEIEKDTDGGENRRRFLEKIGGISKVTVEKIYHAAQEGDIYAHSLFQKLGKYLGIGIASLVNAIGIETVILGGGVSGAFDFFVDPLKEELARRTYKETARRVKILRAALGDEAGLLGGARSILTATR